ACGAATTTAAATCCTCTTCTTTTTAAATCTTTGGATATGGTATCAGAAATTTCTGTAGTTGCTGGTATTTCAGATAGTGCTTTAGGCTTATTATCAATCGGAGTTTCTCCTATAAATCCCCAGATATATTTTGAAAAGCTACCAAATTCTTTCTGAACCTCTATAAACTTCTGAGCATTGGTTACTGCTGACAATATTTTAAGCTTATTCCTAATAATTCCGGGATTATTCATTAACTCATCAATTTTTTGATCAGAATAAACTGCTACTTTTTTATAATCGAAATAATCAAAAGCTTTTCTAAAGTTATTTCTTTTGGAAAGAATAGTATACCAGCTCAAACCTGCCTGAAAGCTTTCAAGAATAAGGAATTCAAAAATAGTTTCATCATCATAAACAGGTCTTCCCCATTCTTCGTCGTGATATTTTCTATAGAGATCATCTTTTTCGCACCATGCACAACGTATTTTTTCCATAATGATCATATTTTATAGGATAAAGGTAATATTGATTTAGAAAAGTATAACAAAAGATTATGAAAAGTTTAACAAAACCACCTGATTTTAGGAATGGTTATTGTTAATTTAATACTACCAAACCAAATTTATAGTATTATGAACAATTCAGATTACAACAAAGCGGAAAATGCAGTAAACAATGTAGAAAATTCTTTACAGAATGCAACGGATAAAACCAAATGGAAAATCAATGAATTGGCAGACAGAGCCAAGGACTATATCAATGAAAAACGGAATAATGACGAAGAAGCCAAACAAGAAGACTGGCTAGACAGGGTAAAAGCTAATGTATCCGATGCTTGGGAAGACATTAAGGATAAAGCAGATGAGGCTTGGGAAAAAACTAAAGATGCAGCAGAGGATGTAAAGGCAGAATGGAACAAGAAAACCAATTAAAATTTCAGTCATATAAATATTTTCAAGAAAATGGGGTCTTATAATTGATAAGGCTCCATTTTTATTATGTCATAACCACAATTATTGCTACATTTGTATTTCAATAAACATTAAAAAATTATGTCATACGGTTTACTTAAAGGCAAAAAGGGAATTATATTTGGAGCCCTTAATGAACAATCTATCGCATGGAAAGTTGCTGAGAGATGTCATGAGGAAGGTGCAGAATTCATCTTATCTAATGCTCCTATCGCTTTGAGAATGGGAGAACTTAATGGTTTGGCCGAAAAAACAGGTTCTGAAGTGATTGCTGCAGATGCTACTTCTATCGAAGATCTTGAAAAACTTTTTGATGCTGCGGTTGCAAAATTTGGTAAAATCGACTTTATCCTTCATTCTATCGGAATGTCTATCAATGTAAGAAAAGGAAAACACTATACGGAAATGAACTACGATTGGTTAGAAAAAGGCTGGGATATTTCAGCAGTTTCTTTCCATAAAGTAATGCGTGTGGCTTGGGAGAAAGATTGTATGAATGAATGGGGAAGCATCTTGGCGCTTACTTATATTGCAGCTCAGAGAACATTCCCGGATTACAATGATATGTCTGACAACAAAGCATACCTTGAAAGTATTGCAAGAACTTTCGGAAATTACTGGGGTGAAAGAAAAGTACGTGTAAATACAGTTTCTCAGTCTCCTACCATGACTACTGCAGGTAGTGGTGTGAAAGGTTTCGGAGGATTCCTTGGTTATGCTGAAGATATGTCACCTCTAGGAAATGCTACGGCTCTGGAATGTGCAGACTATTGTGTAACTTTATTCTCTGATCTTACTAAAAAAGTAACAATGCAGAATCTTTTCCATGATGGAGGTTTCAGCAGTTCAGGAGTTACTCAAAAAGTGATTGGTAAATATGATGCTGAATAATAGCATTTATATAATACGATAAAACAAATCGGCGGCCTCTTTGAGGCCGCCGATTCTGTTTAAAATAATAGTAATATGATGTTATAAAATTACGGTCTGTATAGAGTGTGCTGGAGCATTCAGCTTTGCAGCCATTCCTTCAATCCAAAGGTTCGTTTCAATATCGTTGTCTGAATCATTCATAATTACGGTTACCAACTGACCATTTTCATTCATGAAGGCAGAAGAAGTTAATGCTGCTCTGTTAGAAGAAGAACCT
This is a stretch of genomic DNA from Chryseobacterium tructae. It encodes these proteins:
- a CDS encoding DNA-3-methyladenine glycosylase I, with the translated sequence MEKIRCAWCEKDDLYRKYHDEEWGRPVYDDETIFEFLILESFQAGLSWYTILSKRNNFRKAFDYFDYKKVAVYSDQKIDELMNNPGIIRNKLKILSAVTNAQKFIEVQKEFGSFSKYIWGFIGETPIDNKPKALSEIPATTEISDTISKDLKRRGFKFVGSTVIYAHMQATGMVNDHIETCFIRKG
- a CDS encoding enoyl-ACP reductase FabI, which gives rise to MSYGLLKGKKGIIFGALNEQSIAWKVAERCHEEGAEFILSNAPIALRMGELNGLAEKTGSEVIAADATSIEDLEKLFDAAVAKFGKIDFILHSIGMSINVRKGKHYTEMNYDWLEKGWDISAVSFHKVMRVAWEKDCMNEWGSILALTYIAAQRTFPDYNDMSDNKAYLESIARTFGNYWGERKVRVNTVSQSPTMTTAGSGVKGFGGFLGYAEDMSPLGNATALECADYCVTLFSDLTKKVTMQNLFHDGGFSSSGVTQKVIGKYDAE